In Wenyingzhuangia fucanilytica, the following are encoded in one genomic region:
- a CDS encoding sensor histidine kinase, with product MYNTLEKVNINALLLFSGILFILLSIILNSGINNYINYRIDKIYNQVNSLKKRRISRINVNADEFDFLARDILKYSYKKKREISKLNYRENYRRDFLGNVAHELKTPLFTVQGYLLTLIEGAAENREIREKYLKRANLAIERLSEIVSDLDLITKLETNGLKLKMDTFNILKVIQKVFDLLEMQAKKKNIKLTLDKFYDIPEFVLADETKMEQVLINLVMNSIKYGKVGGTTIVSVDYEDEDKLIVKVTDNGEGVAEADVPRLFERFYRVDKSRSRDQGGSGLGLAIVKHIIEAHEQTIDVTSTVGQGSTFYFTLEKA from the coding sequence ATGTATAATACATTAGAAAAGGTTAACATTAACGCACTGCTTCTTTTTTCTGGAATACTATTTATATTGCTTTCTATAATATTAAATAGTGGTATAAATAATTATATTAATTACAGAATTGATAAAATTTACAACCAAGTAAACTCTCTAAAAAAAAGAAGAATTTCTAGAATTAATGTTAATGCTGATGAATTTGATTTTTTAGCAAGAGACATTTTAAAATACTCGTACAAAAAGAAAAGAGAAATTAGCAAGTTAAACTATCGTGAAAATTACAGACGTGATTTTTTAGGAAACGTTGCTCACGAACTAAAAACACCTTTATTTACCGTACAGGGTTACTTACTAACTTTAATTGAAGGAGCTGCCGAAAACAGAGAAATTAGAGAAAAGTATTTAAAAAGAGCCAATCTTGCTATTGAAAGACTTAGCGAAATTGTTAGTGATCTAGACTTAATCACAAAACTAGAAACCAATGGTTTAAAACTAAAAATGGATACTTTTAATATTCTTAAAGTCATCCAAAAAGTTTTTGATTTACTAGAAATGCAAGCCAAAAAGAAAAACATTAAACTTACTTTAGATAAGTTCTATGATATTCCTGAATTTGTTTTGGCTGATGAAACTAAAATGGAACAGGTTTTAATTAACCTGGTAATGAACTCCATTAAGTACGGAAAAGTTGGAGGAACTACTATTGTTTCTGTTGACTATGAAGATGAAGACAAATTAATTGTTAAAGTTACCGACAACGGTGAAGGGGTTGCAGAAGCAGATGTTCCTAGATTATTTGAACGCTTTTATAGAGTAGATAAAAGTAGATCTAGAGATCAAGGAGGTTCTGGTCTTGGTTTGGCTATTGTTAAACACATTATAGAGGCCCACGAACAAACTATCGATGTAACAAGTACTGTTGGTCAAGGATCAACTTTTTACTTTACACTTGAGAAAGCTTAA
- a CDS encoding glycosyltransferase, with product MSNKIVSKKIIVAPLNWGWGHASRCIPIIREIINLDYVPVIASDGAALAFLQKEFPTLEYIALPSYGIKYGKSFSLSMCLNLPKILAGIIREHSVIKQYISLNKKEIVGIISDNRLGIYHPQISSVYITHQLNIKAGFFSKWVNKAHHYFIKKHKECWVPDVESSLFSGDLSKNTSNLTVQYIGILSRFKKQNIPIKYNLLVLLSGVEGQRKALEDLMYNELKHFKGKVLLVRGSLKASDRVFPPNVEVVDYLLSNELQTAINASEQVISRSGYSTVMDLLILEKSAFYIPTPGQTEQEYLAEYLREKEMANSSCEKDFKIALLSKKNVEVSFKKSPQHHISVYLKNAFKLSQV from the coding sequence ATGTCAAATAAAATAGTTTCTAAAAAAATAATAGTAGCTCCTTTAAACTGGGGTTGGGGACACGCAAGTCGTTGCATTCCTATTATTAGAGAAATTATCAATTTAGATTATGTACCTGTAATTGCATCAGATGGAGCTGCTTTGGCTTTTTTGCAAAAAGAATTTCCAACACTAGAATATATAGCGTTGCCTTCTTATGGTATTAAATACGGAAAAAGTTTTAGCTTATCAATGTGTTTAAACTTACCTAAAATACTTGCTGGAATTATTAGAGAGCATTCAGTTATTAAACAATACATCTCTTTAAATAAAAAGGAAATAGTTGGAATAATATCAGATAATAGATTAGGGATTTATCATCCTCAAATTTCATCGGTTTATATTACTCATCAATTAAATATTAAAGCGGGATTTTTTTCTAAATGGGTAAATAAAGCGCATCATTATTTCATTAAAAAACATAAAGAATGTTGGGTTCCTGATGTAGAAAGTAGTTTGTTTTCGGGAGATTTATCAAAAAACACATCAAATTTAACTGTTCAATATATTGGAATTTTATCTAGGTTTAAAAAACAAAATATTCCAATTAAATACAATTTATTGGTCTTGTTGTCTGGGGTAGAAGGGCAAAGAAAAGCTTTGGAAGATTTAATGTATAATGAATTAAAACATTTTAAAGGAAAGGTGTTGTTGGTAAGAGGGAGTTTAAAAGCTTCTGATAGGGTTTTTCCGCCCAATGTTGAGGTAGTTGATTATTTGTTGTCTAATGAGTTACAAACAGCTATTAACGCTTCTGAGCAAGTGATATCAAGATCGGGTTATAGTACGGTGATGGATTTGTTGATCTTAGAAAAATCGGCATTTTATATTCCGACTCCAGGGCAAACCGAACAAGAGTATTTGGCTGAGTATTTAAGAGAAAAAGAGATGGCCAATTCTAGTTGTGAAAAGGATTTTAAGATAGCATTATTAAGCAAAAAAAATGTTGAGGTATCTTTTAAAAAGAGTCCTCAACATCATATTTCTGTTTATTTAAAAAATGCTTTTAAGCTTTCTCAAGTGTAA
- the purD gene encoding phosphoribosylamine--glycine ligase, with the protein MNILILGSGGREHAFAKKLVESKKLSKLFLAPGNAGTAKIANNIAIDPTDFPAVKKAVLENNINMVVVGPEAPLVAGVHDFFLADEDLKDIPVIGPKKDGAELEGSKEFSKKFMFKHGVPTAKYEAFTKDTVAEGQAFLETLKPPFVLKADGLAAGKGVLIIDNLQEAKEELADMLTNEKFGVASSKVVIEEYLDGIELSVFVLTDGKGYKVLPSAKDYKRIGEGDTGLNTGGMGAISPVPFADEAFIKKVEDRVVKPTVEGLQKDGIDYRGFIFIGLMNIGGDPYVIEYNVRMGDPETEAVLPRITSDLLDLFEGVANQTLESKSYEVDPRTATTVVVVAGGYPEAYGKGDVITGTENEEESIVYHAGTTVKDGEIVTNGGRVLAVTSFGDDIPSALAKSYRTIDKISFDKMNYRKDIGFDLM; encoded by the coding sequence ATGAATATTCTTATTTTAGGTTCTGGAGGTAGAGAACACGCATTTGCAAAAAAGTTAGTTGAAAGTAAAAAATTGTCTAAGTTATTTTTAGCACCAGGAAACGCTGGTACTGCTAAAATAGCAAACAATATTGCCATAGATCCAACTGATTTTCCAGCGGTTAAAAAAGCCGTTTTAGAAAACAACATCAACATGGTGGTAGTTGGGCCAGAAGCTCCTTTAGTTGCTGGGGTTCACGATTTTTTCTTAGCTGATGAAGATTTAAAAGATATTCCTGTTATTGGACCTAAAAAAGATGGAGCAGAATTAGAAGGTTCTAAAGAATTTTCTAAAAAATTCATGTTTAAACATGGAGTTCCTACTGCAAAATACGAAGCTTTTACAAAAGATACAGTTGCCGAGGGACAAGCGTTTTTAGAAACGTTAAAACCACCATTTGTATTAAAAGCAGATGGTTTGGCCGCGGGTAAAGGAGTGTTGATTATTGACAACTTACAAGAGGCTAAAGAGGAATTAGCAGATATGTTAACCAACGAAAAATTTGGTGTAGCATCTTCTAAAGTAGTGATTGAAGAATATTTAGACGGAATTGAATTATCTGTTTTTGTTTTAACTGATGGAAAAGGATACAAAGTATTGCCATCGGCTAAAGATTATAAAAGAATTGGAGAAGGAGATACTGGTTTAAACACAGGGGGTATGGGAGCTATTTCTCCAGTACCATTTGCTGATGAAGCGTTTATTAAAAAAGTTGAAGATAGAGTGGTTAAACCTACTGTAGAAGGTTTACAAAAAGATGGTATAGATTACCGTGGATTTATCTTTATCGGATTGATGAACATTGGTGGAGATCCTTATGTAATTGAATACAATGTACGTATGGGAGATCCAGAAACCGAAGCTGTTTTACCACGTATTACTTCTGATTTGTTAGATTTATTTGAAGGAGTAGCTAATCAAACCTTAGAATCTAAATCTTATGAAGTAGATCCTAGAACAGCAACAACTGTTGTTGTGGTGGCTGGTGGTTATCCAGAAGCTTATGGAAAAGGAGATGTAATTACAGGAACAGAAAACGAAGAAGAGTCTATTGTTTATCATGCAGGAACTACTGTAAAAGATGGAGAAATTGTTACAAACGGAGGTCGTGTTTTAGCGGTTACTTCTTTTGGAGATGATATTCCTTCTGCTTTGGCAAAATCTTACAGAACTATTGATAAAATTTCTTTTGATAAAATGAATTATAGAAAAGACATCGGTTTTGATTTGATGTAA
- a CDS encoding sugar transferase — translation MLKRIFDILFSLIVVATILIWLIPLIAILILITTGEKPFFFQQRVGKQGKLFNIFKLRTMKGYPPVNDPLLSAEETVRITKMGKFLRKYRIDEFPQFINVLIGDMSIVGPRPERQQFLDNIIKEIPNYADLQCLKPGITSLGQIRFGYADTFAQMKIRARYDLVYLDNLSLWTDIKIILYTIVVVIKGKGK, via the coding sequence ATGTTAAAACGAATATTTGATATTCTATTTTCTTTAATTGTTGTAGCAACTATTTTAATTTGGTTAATACCTTTAATTGCTATTTTAATTTTAATCACCACAGGTGAAAAACCTTTCTTTTTTCAACAAAGAGTGGGGAAACAGGGAAAGCTTTTTAATATTTTTAAATTAAGAACGATGAAGGGTTACCCTCCTGTGAATGATCCTTTATTATCGGCAGAAGAAACAGTTAGGATTACTAAAATGGGAAAGTTTCTTCGTAAGTATAGAATTGATGAATTTCCACAGTTTATTAATGTGTTAATTGGTGATATGAGTATTGTGGGGCCAAGACCCGAAAGACAACAGTTTTTAGACAATATTATTAAAGAAATCCCTAATTATGCCGATTTGCAATGTTTAAAACCTGGAATTACATCACTTGGTCAAATACGTTTTGGTTATGCCGATACATTTGCTCAAATGAAAATTAGAGCTAGGTACGATTTAGTTTATTTAGATAACCTATCTTTGTGGACTGATATTAAAATCATCTTATATACCATAGTAGTGGTTATTAAAGGAAAAGGTAAATAA
- a CDS encoding DUF6909 family protein yields the protein MEHKEKILAQKSKRAIETMYITMLHLFNRGHYKPMGMSGSSLRKALLELEPEIYGSISDPKKFELQGLLYVLDRLPEGIESCRFINLTATEGLDEGHFTRIVPPKRRRNCYRIDGEQMNIEITRGRSDIYDVLTHLTFMYLESHKLLNRMFVGYKNEISHEWEKLQELVLSKDEITQEDREVLFVYLSNLLSRSFDEVKSVYKQLSTKKNPDKFFKIIYGLGTLAAQEKVNNQYRLIRFSDGLIDQVGKHIYGNIWARNIKNVLFNKGMLGRPIHIISSNMHSVLNVLYAKKALNYKSEDVFMLYKQLSEVKSKAERDKVLQYALKNGLTEVNDTSGANIDVQIIDTSFINQSSKEKAPVIIVMDYAFGEQAYETMDELLKPYNHGLEDEIKLDVESVSIMGKAGILFGDKGDVMIPTAHILEGTADNYFFTNELNENQFKKLNLNTFTGNMVTVLGTSLQNKSILNYFKSTSWNTVGLEMEGAHYQKAIQIASQVRNHISKKVKVRYAYYASDNPLHSGSTLASGGLGMKGVKPTYAITEAILGQIFNY from the coding sequence ATGGAACACAAAGAAAAAATACTGGCTCAAAAGTCTAAAAGAGCTATAGAAACCATGTACATAACCATGTTGCACCTTTTTAACAGAGGGCATTATAAACCTATGGGAATGTCTGGTTCATCACTAAGAAAAGCATTGTTAGAGCTAGAACCAGAAATTTATGGTTCTATATCAGATCCCAAAAAGTTTGAATTACAAGGATTGTTATATGTTTTAGATAGATTACCCGAAGGAATAGAAAGTTGTCGATTTATTAATTTAACTGCAACCGAAGGTTTAGACGAAGGTCATTTTACTAGAATAGTTCCTCCAAAAAGAAGACGAAATTGTTATAGAATTGATGGAGAACAGATGAATATTGAAATTACTCGTGGTAGATCTGATATTTATGATGTTTTAACTCATTTAACTTTTATGTACTTAGAATCTCACAAGCTATTAAACAGAATGTTTGTGGGGTATAAAAACGAAATTTCTCATGAGTGGGAAAAACTGCAAGAATTAGTGCTTTCTAAGGATGAAATTACTCAAGAAGATAGAGAAGTGTTATTTGTTTACTTGTCTAATTTATTGAGTAGAAGTTTTGATGAGGTTAAAAGTGTTTACAAGCAGTTATCAACCAAAAAAAATCCAGATAAATTTTTTAAAATTATTTATGGTTTAGGAACCCTAGCTGCACAAGAAAAAGTAAACAATCAATATAGATTAATTCGCTTTAGCGATGGTTTGATAGATCAAGTAGGAAAGCATATATACGGTAATATTTGGGCAAGAAATATTAAAAATGTACTTTTTAATAAAGGTATGTTAGGCAGACCTATCCATATTATTAGCTCTAATATGCATTCTGTTTTAAATGTTTTATACGCCAAAAAAGCATTAAACTATAAAAGCGAAGATGTTTTTATGCTGTATAAGCAATTGAGTGAAGTAAAAAGCAAAGCAGAAAGAGATAAAGTGTTGCAATACGCTTTAAAAAATGGACTAACAGAAGTGAATGATACTTCTGGAGCTAATATTGATGTTCAAATTATTGATACATCTTTTATTAATCAAAGTAGTAAAGAAAAGGCTCCGGTAATTATTGTAATGGACTATGCTTTTGGAGAACAAGCCTATGAAACCATGGATGAATTGTTAAAACCATACAATCACGGTTTAGAGGATGAAATAAAGTTAGATGTGGAATCTGTTTCTATTATGGGGAAAGCCGGAATTTTGTTTGGAGACAAGGGAGATGTTATGATTCCTACTGCACATATTTTAGAAGGAACGGCTGATAATTATTTTTTTACTAATGAATTGAACGAAAATCAATTCAAAAAATTAAATTTGAATACTTTTACAGGAAATATGGTTACGGTGTTAGGAACATCATTACAAAACAAATCTATTCTTAACTATTTTAAAAGTACTAGTTGGAATACTGTTGGGTTAGAAATGGAAGGGGCTCATTATCAAAAAGCCATTCAAATTGCCTCCCAAGTAAGAAACCATATATCTAAAAAAGTAAAAGTAAGGTATGCTTATTATGCATCGGATAATCCATTACACTCAGGAAGTACATTAGCTTCTGGTGGATTGGGAATGAAAGGTGTTAAACCAACATATGCCATTACAGAAGCTATTTTGGGGCAAATTTTTAATTATTAA
- the rnpA gene encoding ribonuclease P protein component — protein sequence MKFTLGKNQKLKSRKAIAQLFIEGQSAKSFPLKMIYLPMDKNENPEIKVAFSVPKRNFKHAVDRNRIKRLLREAYRLHQHEFFEGNNKTYNIMFIYMGNKMPNYVEVESKLKKLFLKFKSSLPATEF from the coding sequence ATGAAATTCACTTTAGGTAAGAATCAAAAATTAAAAAGTAGAAAAGCAATTGCTCAATTGTTTATAGAGGGACAGTCTGCCAAGAGTTTTCCTTTAAAAATGATTTATTTACCAATGGATAAAAATGAAAATCCAGAAATTAAAGTGGCTTTTTCTGTTCCTAAAAGAAATTTTAAACATGCGGTGGATAGAAATAGAATCAAAAGGTTGTTAAGAGAAGCCTACAGATTACATCAACATGAATTTTTTGAAGGAAACAATAAAACCTACAACATTATGTTTATTTACATGGGTAATAAAATGCCTAATTATGTTGAGGTTGAGTCTAAGTTAAAAAAACTCTTCTTAAAGTTTAAATCTTCGCTTCCTGCTACAGAATTTTAA
- a CDS encoding TonB-dependent receptor plug domain-containing protein — translation MLRLLIVLCCFSISSFAQQIRVVDAYTQKEIEGVEIEESTTKNKKITNKFGLAFFKGLKPETVLSFEHQNYDHLEITYGTYDGTIFLEPTSEGLESVVLSVSRAAEKKQSIPEHIEILARKDIDYISPQTSADLLGNIPGIRVQKSQFGGGSPVIRGMESNRVLLVVDGVRMNNAIYRNGHLQNSISVSPFALERTEVVFGPASVSYGSDALGGVVHYYTKNLNYSKNISFKNQVFYRHSTVNNEHSTSFSSQVSHQKWASLTNVSYSSFGDLRMGKNRTHGYQDWGKVYQYSKNTDDYYEDTSTTNPNPNIQKNTGYHQLDILQKLMLPLHQNIDLVINGQFSTTNDIPNFGKLNDYKNGDLKFAEWYYGPQQRLLVSAQTKFKDYKSFLKNGAITLAYQNILESRINRDFGSLDRTSRFEEVDVYSLNSDFFIPVGTSKRNKLFYGLELVHNDVNSTAKGETLSFSGNKITGVASHFNADTRYPDGGSTYSSAAVYTSYRQELSKKHIIDAGVRLTSTVLTADWNQNVSINIPNNELRLNNTALTGSLGYIFKPYPTDKISVVLSKGFRAPNVDDVGKIRSKSGKLTVPNTSLDPEHLYSAEIGFVKNMPVHKIYFDSNVYYTLLENYIGRAPSSEFGTSITYDGENFENENILANTNIGKAAIYGATISASWEFLKDIKTNGGVTYTKGISYESDEPLSSIPPLFGNLSLGMYKKLFDVALDYRFSMAKKLKDYNLTEGIDNIDETPNEEGTPSWSLLNFNSNYHFSKNLRIQFQIQNILDAHYKEFASSISAPGRNFSAAVAYSF, via the coding sequence ATGCTTCGATTGTTAATTGTTTTATGTTGTTTTTCTATCAGCTCTTTTGCACAACAAATTAGGGTAGTAGATGCTTATACACAAAAAGAAATTGAAGGTGTTGAGATTGAAGAGAGTACCACAAAGAATAAAAAGATAACCAACAAATTTGGTCTAGCTTTTTTTAAGGGTCTTAAGCCAGAAACAGTACTGAGTTTTGAGCATCAAAATTATGATCATTTAGAAATAACTTATGGTACTTATGATGGAACCATTTTTTTAGAACCAACCTCCGAAGGTTTAGAAAGTGTGGTGTTATCCGTTTCAAGGGCTGCAGAAAAAAAACAAAGTATTCCGGAGCATATAGAAATTCTTGCTAGAAAGGATATTGATTATATTTCTCCACAAACTTCGGCAGATTTATTAGGAAATATTCCAGGAATTAGAGTGCAAAAATCACAATTTGGAGGAGGTTCTCCCGTAATAAGAGGAATGGAATCTAATAGAGTGTTATTGGTGGTAGATGGGGTGAGAATGAACAATGCGATTTATAGAAATGGCCATTTGCAAAATTCAATATCAGTAAGTCCTTTTGCTTTAGAAAGGACCGAAGTTGTTTTTGGACCAGCCTCTGTAAGTTATGGTTCTGATGCCTTAGGAGGAGTTGTTCATTACTATACCAAAAACTTAAACTACAGTAAAAATATTAGTTTTAAAAATCAAGTTTTTTATAGACATAGTACTGTAAATAATGAACATAGTACTAGTTTTAGTAGTCAAGTTTCTCATCAAAAATGGGCTTCGCTTACCAATGTTTCTTATAGTAGTTTTGGAGATTTAAGAATGGGAAAAAATAGAACTCATGGTTATCAAGATTGGGGAAAGGTTTATCAATATTCAAAAAACACCGATGATTACTACGAGGATACTAGTACAACTAATCCAAATCCAAATATTCAAAAAAACACAGGATATCATCAGTTAGATATATTACAAAAATTGATGTTGCCTTTACATCAAAATATAGATTTAGTCATCAATGGTCAGTTTAGTACAACCAATGATATTCCAAATTTTGGAAAATTAAACGATTATAAAAATGGCGATTTAAAATTTGCAGAGTGGTATTATGGGCCTCAACAAAGGTTATTAGTGTCTGCTCAAACTAAGTTTAAAGATTATAAATCTTTTCTAAAAAATGGAGCCATTACTTTGGCTTATCAAAATATTTTAGAATCTAGAATTAATAGAGATTTTGGTTCTTTAGATAGAACTTCTCGTTTTGAAGAGGTTGATGTCTACTCTTTAAATAGCGATTTTTTTATTCCTGTAGGAACATCAAAAAGAAATAAATTATTCTATGGATTAGAATTGGTTCATAATGATGTTAATTCAACAGCAAAGGGAGAAACTTTGTCTTTTTCGGGAAATAAAATTACTGGAGTAGCAAGTCATTTCAACGCAGATACTCGTTATCCCGATGGAGGTAGCACCTATAGTAGTGCTGCGGTTTATACATCATATAGACAAGAGTTAAGTAAAAAACACATTATTGATGCTGGAGTAAGGTTAACTTCAACGGTGTTAACGGCAGATTGGAATCAAAATGTATCTATTAACATTCCTAATAATGAGTTAAGATTAAACAATACTGCTTTAACAGGTTCTTTAGGATATATTTTTAAACCGTATCCTACAGATAAAATAAGTGTAGTATTGTCTAAAGGTTTTAGAGCTCCTAATGTTGATGATGTAGGTAAAATTAGGTCTAAGTCGGGTAAATTAACAGTTCCTAATACAAGTTTAGATCCAGAACATTTATATAGTGCAGAAATTGGTTTTGTTAAAAATATGCCTGTTCATAAAATTTATTTTGATAGCAATGTTTACTACACTTTGTTAGAAAATTATATTGGTAGAGCTCCATCATCTGAATTCGGAACTTCTATTACTTATGATGGAGAAAATTTTGAAAATGAAAATATTTTAGCCAATACCAATATTGGTAAAGCAGCTATTTATGGAGCTACTATTAGCGCTAGTTGGGAGTTTTTAAAGGATATAAAAACAAACGGAGGAGTTACTTACACAAAAGGAATTTCTTATGAAAGTGATGAACCTTTATCTTCTATTCCACCTTTATTTGGAAACTTATCATTGGGAATGTATAAAAAATTGTTTGATGTGGCTTTGGATTATCGTTTTTCTATGGCTAAAAAATTAAAGGATTATAATTTAACCGAAGGGATTGATAATATTGATGAAACACCTAATGAAGAAGGTACACCAAGTTGGAGTTTGTTAAATTTTAATAGTAATTACCACTTTAGTAAAAATTTGAGAATACAATTTCAAATTCAAAATATTTTAGATGCTCATTATAAAGAATTTGCCTCTTCTATTAGCGCTCCAGGAAGAAATTTCTCTGCTGCAGTAGCATATTCATTTTAA
- the recO gene encoding DNA repair protein RecO: protein MQVNTKAIVISAVKYGDSSLIVKCYTHQDGLKSYLLQGILKRKKGKVNKSLFFPLSILQINASHNNKGSLNSISEARVLHPFLTLHVDLIKQSIVFFVSEFLSSIISEEEGENEVLFDFLENTIVWLDHHNHVANFHLVFLIQLTKCLGFYPDTSHQEKGYFFDLSEGKYVNRNGANVIQGEALSLFNQALGIKFDELETRLFSKNQRAIVLDILLKYYQLHLSSFRRPKSLEILSKILE from the coding sequence ATGCAAGTTAACACCAAAGCAATTGTTATTAGTGCTGTTAAGTATGGTGATAGTAGTCTTATTGTAAAGTGCTACACTCATCAAGACGGCTTAAAATCGTATTTGTTACAAGGTATTTTAAAAAGAAAAAAAGGAAAGGTCAATAAGTCTTTGTTTTTTCCATTATCTATCCTTCAAATAAATGCTTCTCATAATAATAAAGGAAGTTTAAACAGTATATCAGAAGCAAGAGTATTACATCCTTTTTTAACACTTCACGTAGATTTAATTAAACAGTCTATTGTCTTTTTTGTATCAGAATTTTTAAGTTCAATCATCAGCGAAGAGGAAGGAGAGAATGAAGTTTTATTTGATTTTTTAGAAAACACCATCGTTTGGTTAGATCATCATAATCATGTTGCAAATTTCCATCTCGTGTTTTTAATTCAGCTAACAAAATGTTTAGGATTTTATCCAGATACTTCTCATCAAGAAAAAGGTTACTTTTTTGATTTAAGTGAAGGGAAGTATGTAAATAGAAATGGAGCAAATGTTATTCAAGGTGAAGCTTTAAGTCTTTTCAATCAAGCGTTGGGCATAAAATTTGATGAACTAGAAACAAGGTTGTTTAGTAAAAATCAAAGAGCAATTGTTTTAGATATTTTATTAAAATATTACCAATTACATTTATCATCTTTTAGAAGACCAAAGTCTTTAGAGATCCTTTCAAAAATTCTTGAATAA